ATGACTTGCAGGGACGTAAGGTCAGCTCTTCACTCACAGATGGCTGTTCAAGTCTGAAGAGTGGCGTTTACATCGTTGGTGGAAAGAAAGTACTAATGAAATAATAAAACTTAGTTAATTAACATGAGAAAAACGATTTTTAGCGCGATTATGTTGCTGGCTGTGCTGGTGGCAATGCCTGTCGATGCAAAGAAAAAACAGGCTAAACAAGCACAGAGCGAGCGTGAGTATTGGGTGGAACAGGCCTGGAAAATGGCGCAGCCCGTGTTGGAGAATATGGCAAAGGGCGAACTGCAGAAGAACATGCAGACAGAGTTCTCACCCTCGTTTGACAACCGCAACCGTAAGGTGGTATATATGGAGACCTTCGGCCGACTGATGGCCGGTATTGCTCCTTGGCTGGCTCTGCCCGACACCCTGCCGCTGAATGCCACAGAGGCAGACAAGAAAGAACTGGAACAGCGCCGCCAGCTGCGTGAATGGGCTTTGGCTTCTTACAAGCATTCGGTGGATCCCGACTCGCCCGACTATCTGGTATGGGGCGCATCAGGTCAGAACCTGGTGGATGCCGCCTATATCGCCGAGTCGTTCATCCGTGCCTATGACGCCCTGTGGGTGCCACTCGACAAGGTGACCAAGGAACGCTATATCAAGGAGTTCAAGATGCTGCGTAAGTATGAGCCGCCTTACACCAATTGGTTCCTCTTCTCTTCAACTATCGAGAGTTTCATTGCCAAGGCTGCCGGACTGAAGGAGTATGATGATTTCCGCGTGATGATGCCTATCCGCAAAACCGAGGAATGGTATGTGGGCGACGGATGGTATGCCGACGGACCGGTGTTCGCTTTCGACTATTACACCAGTTATGTATTCCATGCCATGTATCTGGAAACACTGAAGAATATGATTGATGCCAAGCAGAGCGGCACCCGCCTGGAGTACCAGAAATACTACAACCGCGCCATGAAGCGTGCACAGAAGTTTGCCATCATCCTCGAGCGCTTCATCTCGCCCGAAGGCACCTTCCCCGTCATTGGTCGTTCAACGCCTTACCGTATGGCAGCCCTTCAGCCACTGGCCCTGCTGGCCTGGTATCAGAAACTTCCGCAAGACCTTTCCAACGGACAGGTTCGCGCAGCGCTCACACAGGTGATGCACCGTATGTACGACCATCAGAACAACTACAACGAGAGTGGATTCCTCACCATCGGCTTCTGCGGTCATCAGCCCGAAACGGCCGACTGGTACACCAACAACGGTTCGCTCTATATGACCTCCCTCTCGCTGATGCCTCTCGGTCTGCCTGCCGACCACGATTTCTGGACCTGTAAGGCTGAGCCTTGGACCCAGGTGAAGGCATGGAACGGACAGCCCTTCCCGAAAGACCATCGCTGGGCCGACGACATCGTGACCAAGGATAAGTGGTAAGAAGCGATGTGCTAAAAAAGCTAGGCGTTCTGGGAGTTTAATCCAGAACGCCTAGCTTTTTTAATTTCTGCGTGGTAATATTTTTAATTGTTAAACTTACTTGATACAGTGATTATGACTCAGAGGTTACCTTACCTCCACGGGGAATACTATCTTTTACTCGAACTTTTACTCGAATACCACCATTTACTTCCTCCAACTCTTCCTTTGTCAGAGTGCGTTCGTCCTTTTCATTCTTTTGTGTCAATTGAACTAAAAGGCAAAGAAAATTGCCGAATTTTGTCATATTTTTGTTTCTTCTTGCACATTTTATATGAAAAATTAGTATTTTTGCTACATTAAAATTTCGTATAATGGCAAATAAAGATCTCAACAGATTGAAAGTGGTGCTTGTTGAACAGCACAAAACAGCAAAATGGTTAGCAGAGCAAATGGAAAAAGACCCTGCGACAATTAGTAAGTGGTGTACCAACAAAGCACAGCCTTCATTAGAGACAATCAAAAAGATTGCAGAAATCCTACAGGTTAAAATGAGCGACCTTGTAAGCAATGAACAACTCTAAACACGAAGTAAATCATGGCAAATGAGATAAAACCAATAATGTCAACCGATATTTCAGCAAAGGATGCAGCAGTTGGAAATTTGATGACTGACCTCCGCCAAATCATTGACGAAGCGCGAATTCATGTGGCATCTACAGCCAACTATGAGCTAACCATGATGTACTGGCATATTGGCGAGCGAATTAACCGCGACGTGCTCGGAAATGAACGGGCTACATACGGAAAACAAATTATCGCAACAGTGTCACGACAATTACAGACATGGTATGGCAGTAAGGGTTTTGAGGAGAGAACAATCAGGAGAATGGTGCAATTTGCGCAAGAATTCCCTGATTGGCAAATAGTGTCACCGCTGGTGTCAAAATTGTCTTGGACTCATTTCCTGACTATTATGACACTGAAAGACCCACTTCAACGAGAGTTTTATCTCACAATGGCAGCAAACGAGAGGTGGAGTAAACGTACACTTCAATCAAAGATTGATGGAATGCTATACGAACGTACAGCATTGTCTTCAAAGCCTGAGGACGTTGTAAAACAGGAACTAGCCAATGTCAGAGATAATAAAGTTGTTTCTCCTGATGTGGTATTCAGAAGTCCCTATTTCCTTGAATTTACCGGATTAAAAGGCTTGTATAGCGAGAAGGACTTGGAAGATAGTCTTGTCGCACATCTGGAACAGTTC
The sequence above is a segment of the Prevotella sp. E9-3 genome. Coding sequences within it:
- a CDS encoding helix-turn-helix transcriptional regulator, whose product is MANKDLNRLKVVLVEQHKTAKWLAEQMEKDPATISKWCTNKAQPSLETIKKIAEILQVKMSDLVSNEQL
- a CDS encoding YhcG family protein → MSTDISAKDAAVGNLMTDLRQIIDEARIHVASTANYELTMMYWHIGERINRDVLGNERATYGKQIIATVSRQLQTWYGSKGFEERTIRRMVQFAQEFPDWQIVSPLVSKLSWTHFLTIMTLKDPLQREFYLTMAANERWSKRTLQSKIDGMLYERTALSSKPEDVVKQELANVRDNKVVSPDVVFRSPYFLEFTGLKGLYSEKDLEDSLVAHLEQFILELGNGFCFAERQKRMIIDGEDFYLDLLFYHRKLHRLIAIDLKLGRFKAQYKGQMELYLRWLEQNEMEPGEETPLGLLLCTEGSEEQIELLQLDKSGIKVAQYMTELPPRDILVQQIQKSLEVAKAKWGNERKEDEV
- a CDS encoding DUF2264 domain-containing protein: MRKTIFSAIMLLAVLVAMPVDAKKKQAKQAQSEREYWVEQAWKMAQPVLENMAKGELQKNMQTEFSPSFDNRNRKVVYMETFGRLMAGIAPWLALPDTLPLNATEADKKELEQRRQLREWALASYKHSVDPDSPDYLVWGASGQNLVDAAYIAESFIRAYDALWVPLDKVTKERYIKEFKMLRKYEPPYTNWFLFSSTIESFIAKAAGLKEYDDFRVMMPIRKTEEWYVGDGWYADGPVFAFDYYTSYVFHAMYLETLKNMIDAKQSGTRLEYQKYYNRAMKRAQKFAIILERFISPEGTFPVIGRSTPYRMAALQPLALLAWYQKLPQDLSNGQVRAALTQVMHRMYDHQNNYNESGFLTIGFCGHQPETADWYTNNGSLYMTSLSLMPLGLPADHDFWTCKAEPWTQVKAWNGQPFPKDHRWADDIVTKDKW